DNA sequence from the Oncorhynchus keta strain PuntledgeMale-10-30-2019 chromosome 1, Oket_V2, whole genome shotgun sequence genome:
ttcgcgtaacaggcagtctccttgtggagtgcaacaagaggcaggtcgttattgcgttggactagttaactgtaaggttgcaagattggatcccacgagctgacaaggtgaaaatctgtcattctgcgcctgaacaaggcagttaacccaccgtttctaggccgtcattgaaaataagagtgcattcttaactgacttgcctagttaaataaagattaaataaagcggcaaaatcggtgtccaaaaacaCAGATttcagattgttatgaaaactttaaatcggctctaattaatcggccattccgatttaatcggtcgacctctacttgacattaacctgtttatccacttgaccttcagacaaggaggtggctgaatattttttatttggtgtaagaaaccactttacaaagtAAAACGCATTATTACAGACAATCAGACACATTTTGCTACCCACTGCCTATTGGCTCCTTAGCTTATTCAAggctgtctcaaaatacaacactgcccctttaaggcaAAAAAAtagctctttacctgactcgcttttcaaagatgtctagaaatgtacatattttgtgctcttgtaggaagcaatcactcccctattgctaACTACACATGATCTGTAACTGGGCTGATAACTCACTAACTTGCTAAATATATTAATAGACTGTGCTCACATGGCTACATGCTGATCTCAAAACAGGCAGCATCTACTCACGACTGCTGTACTGTAAACACAGtacagttcaaagtaaatggcacagatccatataaacaatggtctatttgcatatatgGCTACTGCAGCGCTGattgggggcggcagcgtagcctagtggttagagtgttggactagtaactggaaggttgcgagttcaaacccccgagctgacacggtacaaatctgtcgttctgcccctgaacaggcagttaacccactgttcccaggccgtcattgaaaataagaatgtgttcttaactgacttgcctgcttaaataaaggtaaaataaaatataaaaacatgtttATGCTGCACTGGTCTGTGTAGAATAAGTCAATGCATATGGAATCCTACTCCCATGCATTATGCCTACAACAATCTCGTGCATTGTTAGTTTTGTTTTGGTGTGTTGCGTTtaaaagtggctaatattgcattTATTCGATGACAATTGCtgcagattttcaccttgtcagctcaggggatccaatctcgcaaccttacagttaactagtctaattgatagtgttaacagggaaaacGCTCAGAAAAGTGCTACCAAcgttttctgagtcaagatcactttttgagtcaaaatgcaagccgagatctaGCCTATGCAATATTAACCAATTACAAACAGTACTGTAACAATTAGGTTGTTGTagtaagctataggcccaatacacgatcactgcatattggctttgcttgaTTGCCCTACCAATGCATTGTTGTTTgggccatttaaaaaaatatatatttcgaAGTTTGAGgttcggggcggcagcgtagcctagtggttagagcgttggactagtaaccggaaggttgcgagttcaaacccccgagctgacaaggtacaaatctgtcgttctgcccctgaacaggcagttaacccactgttcccaggccgtcattgaaaataaaaagatGTAGGAACACAAGGCTTTTTATCATtgggttttttacagaaatgtttggtgattgaCTAGGAATGCTTTGGAGATCAACCACTGGATCGTGATCGAccagttggtgaccactgctctagaaagttgagtgaagttcagtctcgtgcttctctctgtgggctgatatttcttctgcgCCGCAGACTCGGGGCTACTGCGTGCTGCTTTAGAGGGAACATTGTttacaactacttagcatgttcgctaacccttcccctaaccttaatcctttaacataatacaatacataatactaGCAAACATTAGCCACtacaaattggaatttgtaacatatcatacaaaatggatgcTGGACATCcaaaaatgaatacataccatacatgtatcatactaaatggagtatCTCGGATTTACgtgtacagaataatacgaaatcttctgagaccaggttgtaacACGATGAAGCCATCATCATACTTGATAAAATAAAGAGTTGGGTTTGCCCCAAATATACCACTTTGTCTTCAGGACATAAagtgaatttctttgccacattttttgcagttttaattTAATGCCTTATTGAAAACAGggagcatgttttggaatatttttattctgtatagAGTTTcttattttcactgtcatttagaTTAGAATTGTGGAATAACTGCAAGGTTgtcgatccatcctcagttttctcctatcactgccattaaactctaactgttttaaagtcatcattggccTCCTGGTGAAATGtatgctttttattttattttttaccagtctaccaataggtgcccttcattGCGAGGTATTGGAAAACCTACCTGGTCTTTTTGGTTGCATCTGTGTTTgaaaccttacagataattgtctATGTGTGGGGAAACAAGTCattcaaaatcatgttaaacactattgcacacagagtccatccaacttcttatgtgacttgttaagcaaatcttTACTCCCTGAACTAATTTTAGGCTTCTCCATAACAAGTgtgtttgaatacttattgactcctTTCAGCTTtgaatttttaattaatttgttacAATTTCAAAAAAACATTCCtgtttgacattatggggtattgtgtgtaggccagtgacaaatagtacattcaggctgtaacacaacacaatgtggaaaaggtcgaggggtgtgaatactttctgaaggcactgtattagtGTCTGGAGTAGTATATTTTTTTATGGTGTCAAAATGGTGTCCCCTGTTTTCCCGTTGTCTGTCTCCACCAGGTGACCTACCAGCTGAAGATCCTTACCACAGCTCTCTTCTCAGTGTCCATGCTGGGCCGGAGACTGGGTGTGTACCAGTGGCTCTCCCTGCTCATCCTCATGGCTGGGGTTGCACTGGTGCAGGTAAACTCTACTCTTAACTCCTTTACAATCTACCATTTTTTTTTCAAACCTGCATTTTACACACtccagtatgtttgtgtgtgtccaaTGTCTAGTGGCCCTCTGAGTCCCCTGGGGCCCCTGAGAAGGAGCAGCTGTCTGCGGGGTCCCAGTTTGTTGGCGTGGCGGCGGTGCTGGTGGCCTGCTTCTCCAGTGGCTTTGCTGGCGTTTACTTTGAGAAGATCCTGAAAGAGACAAAACAGAGTGTCTGGGTCCGCAACATCCAACTGGGTCAGTATGAAACGGTTCTACTATACTAGGGTTGTAAGGGCACTTGTTCCAGTTTTCCGTCCCAGAATTACTCTGTTATTATCAAATAAATATTATTTATGACAGAGCTCTAGTACTGTGTCTTTGAAGTGAGTTCTTAGTGTTCCTTCCTCCTCACTGAAACCCTACATTTTCTCTGTGTCAAATGAGTCTTCCTGctgagtttttttatttttatagccGAACATGTGAAGCGTGTTAATTCTCCTGTGATTAATTTCCTGGTGTGAACTTGTGCTAGTTTTCTGTATAGAGTTTCTGCATCGAGAAAATGCTGCATTCATCCTCATACACATTGGATGAGACGAGTGTTTTAACATGAATGTCTATGGATGTAGACATATAGTTTTTTTCAGTCAATCACTGCAGGTTATTGTTTTTGGTGAAAGCTGGCAGGGTTACGTTAAATCCATTTTCCTATCATTCATATTCAGTTCAAACTCACATCATCTgacctgtttgtctgtgtgtaggAATGTTTGGCCTGGTGTTTGGTCTGATGGGGATGTTTGCGTATGATGGGGAGAGGGTCCAAGAGTCTGGGATGTTCCAGGGATACAACACAGTCACCTGGATAGTGGTGGCTCTGCAGGTACATCTCactattatttgtttttactTCACCTGTGAGCTGCAGGTCAAATGTAGTCAGTGTGTATTGTTAGTTCACAAGCTACAAATGTGGAGAAATGGTGTTGTTAGATTCTAAACAAACAGAGTAAAACTCACAGACAACTAGTAAAgatcaaaccaagtttattcacccactgggtCACACCGCTGCATAAGACAAAGACATATTTACACAAGCACTGGTATTTAAACCGTCCTTCTATGCTGAGGCATCTCACACCTTGACAGCcaatacatctctgttgctagacagGACTTTAGTGATGCCTGTTCTTTCTCACTTCATCTGGCTTGACCTGACCTTGGCCCAAATTCCTCACTCCTCTCCAACTCACGGCTGTCCTGTTGACTTGTACCAGACTGGCCCTTTTCTCCATAGTATACCTGATCAATAACATGTTCTGACAGAATGTAAACATTCTGCGTTTCCCTTTCTCCCTCAGTAACATGGAATAAGGACATTTCAAGTTTAAAAGTCAGAaccagtcgtggccaaaagttttgagaatgacacaaatattaatttccacaaagttagctgcttcagtgtcttcagatatttttgtcagatgttactatggaatactgaagtataattacaaacaTTTCATAAGTCTCAaaagcttttattgacaattacatgaagttgatgcaaagagtgaatatttgcagtgttgacccttcttttaagacctctgcaatccgccctggcatgctgtcctgactgatggcagcccattcttgcataataaaTGCTCTGAGTTtttcagaatttgtgggtttttgtttgtccactcgcctcttgaggattgaacacaagttctcaatggtattaaggtctggggagtttcctggccatggacccaaaatatcgatgttttgttccccgagccacctagttatcacttttgccttatggcaaggtgctccatcatgctggaaatggcattgttcgtcaccaaactgttcctggatggttgggaggagttgctctcggaggatgtgttggtaccattctttattcatggctgtgttatttggccaaattgtgagtgagcccactcccttggctgagaagcaaccccacacatgaatggtctcaggatgctttactgttggcatgacacaggactgatggtagcgctcaccttgtcttctccggacaagcttatTTCCTGATGTCCCTAACAATCAGAGagaggattcatcagagaaagtgactttaccccagtcctcagcagtccaatccctgtgccttttgcagaatatcagtatgtccctgatgtttttcctggagagaaatggcttctttgctgcccttcttgacatcaggccatcctccaaaagtcttcgcctcactgttagaggtcgaccgagtatgatttttcaacaccaatATCGATTTAAAAaatactatttatttatttgtaataatgacaattacaacaatactgaatgaacacttttattttaacttaatataatacatcaataaaataaaattagcctcaaataaataatgaaacatgttcaatttggttaaataatgcaaaaacagtgttggagaagaaagtaaaagtgcaatatgtgccatgtaaaaaagttccttgctcagaacatatgaaagctggtggttccttttaacatgagtcttcaatattcccaggtaagaagttttagggtgtagttattataggaattataggactatttctctctataccatttatatttaattaacctttgactatCGGATGTTCTtctaggcactttagtattgccagtgtaacagtatagcttccgtccctctcctcgcccctacctgggctcgaaccaggaacacatcgaaaCCCTAaccccttgcagagcaaggggaacaactacttcaaggtctgaGTGAGCGCtttcaccgattgaaacgctattagtgcgtaccccgctaactagctagccattttacatcggttacaccagcctaatctcgggagttgataggcttgaagtcataaacagctcaatgcttgaagcataacgaagagctgctggcaaacgcacgcaagtgctgtttgaatggatgcttacgagcctgcttctgcctaacaccgctcagtcagactgctctatgaaatatcaaatcataaactttattataacataacacacagaaatacgagccttaggtcattaatatggtcaaatccggaaactatcatttcgaaaaagaaaaacgtttattctttcagtgaaatatggaactgTTACATATTTTATCAAACGGGTGGCATCCTTAAGTCTAattattgctgttacattgtacaaccttcaatgttatgtcataattatgtacaattctggcaaattaattacaggctttgttaggaataaatggtcttcacacagttcacaatgAGCCatgcggcccaaactgctgcatataccctgactgcttgcacggaacgcaagagaagtgacaatttccctagttaaaagaaagtCATGTtaacaggcaatattaactaaatatgcaggtttaaaaatatatactagtgtattgattttaaagaaaggcattgatgtttatggttaggtacattggtgcaacgacagtgcttttttcgccaatgcgcttgttaaatcatcacccgtttggagaagtaggctgtgattcgataaGAAAtcaacaggcaccgcatcgattatatgcaacgcaggacacgctagattaatagtaatatcatcaaccatgtgtagttaactagtgattatgttaaggtTGATTTGTTTTTTcttaagataagtttaatgccagctagcaatttaccttggcttcttgctgcactcgcgtaacaggtagtcagcctgccacgtggagtgcaatgtaaggcaggtggttagagcgttggactagtaaccggaaggttgcaagatcgaatccccgagctgacgaggtaaaaatctgttctgcccctgaacaaggcagttaacccaccgtttctaggcagtcattgaaaataagaatgtgttcttaactgacttgtccagttaaataaaggtataaaaatgtTTGAAAAATCATCcacaatcggtgtccaaaaatacagatttcagattgttatgaaaacttgaaatcggccctaattaatcagccattccgattaatcggtcgacctctactcgctgtgcgtgcagatgcactcacacctgcctgctaccattcctgagcaagctctctACTGGTGGTGCCTCGATCCCGTAGCTGAATCAACGGTCCtagcgcttgctggactttcttgggcgccctgaatccttcacaacaattgaacctctctccttgaagttctttaTGATACGATAAATTGTTTATTTATGTGcagtcttactggcagcaatatcattgcctgtgaagccctttttgtgcataGCAATGATGACGgtacgtgtttccttgcaggtaaccatggttgacagaggaagaacaatgattccaagcaccacactccttttgaagcttccagtctgttattcaaacttaatcagcatgacagagtgatctccagccttgtcctcgtcaacactcacacctgtgttaacgagagaatcactgacatgatgtcagctggtccttttgtggcagggctgaattgcagtggaaatattttggggggattcagttcatttgcatggcaaagagggactttgcaattaattgcaattcatctgatcactcttcataacattcggagtatatgcaaattgccatcatacaaactgaggcagcagacatgaaattaatatttgtcattctcaacatttttggccacgactgtacagtttTAATGGAAAATTCTTGCACTTTTAATCATGTTGAATGAATATTACCATGCCTCTTGACTAAGGTGCTATTGCTTGATCTAGTTCCAATTGTGTGAGCTTTGTAGTATTAGTGTCCCTTTGCCCACTGCTCATCCAGTCCATAtctggtgtgtgtttctctaggCACTAGGAGGGCTGGTTATAGCAGCTGTCATCAAGTATGCAGACAACATCCTGAAGGGTTTCGCTacgtctctctccatcattctgtCAACACTCATCTCCTACTTCTGGCTGCAGGACTTCGACCCAACTAGGTTCTCACgcaacacacacattctctcttgAGATGGGTTATTTTAATTACCTAATTAAATGTTGTTTGTCTCTGACATGTGTAATGCTGTGTCTTGTCTTTTGTCCTCTCCAGTGTGTTCTTCATGGGTGCAGTGCTGGTCATCACGGCCACCTTCCTGTATGGCTACGAGGGCAAGCCCTCCCCCAACCCCAGTCGTGCCTAGGGGACATCGCAGAGGGGGGAAAAGGAGGTCCGAAAGAGAGATCAGGTAAAAGAAGATATGAGAAGAAGaaagtggagaggaagagagaagtggAGTGAAGGACACTAGACTAGTGGCATTGAGATGGGCCTCTGACACCATGAAGTGCATCAACTATGAAATGTGACCAGGAAGTAGCCAGACAAGGCTGTTCCTCACCATGGTTACCACTACAGAGAAATACACCCATGAGAAATAGACCCATGAGTCATGACCAAGCTGAGCAGTGTACTGGTCAGCCAGCTTACCGCACTGGGCCAAAACTAGTTGGGGTGGTTCCCCTGTCTTAATGTTACTGTCATCAGCTAAATCATGAAGATGATGGTAAACAAAGACACCATAATGTTCACACATGACTTGTGACAATAGTCCAGATGTATTGGACTCCACAGACTTACTGATGACATACTGATGAACTATGTTGCTGTCTCACTGCTGTAGAGACTGTTTGTGGGTCGTTCCACAAACTGTGTGCCTTTTGCgcccctttgatattttaagtaaaCATGGTGCACcaatattacatttttaaaagtctTATATTAATTGAAGTGCCCTtttgtgtatatactgtatttctaaagatgattatttatttaatgtgattagttattaatttacatttttcccaaattttaaggtcaaccctgttacctgaACTTCATTCGCATTTAAAATATAAAGAAACACTGAACATCTAATTGTCAAACCATATAGTGTAAAAAaatctggttctactctttttggccattttctgtcacaaggggatttatggctgttTTTGAGATtaaatcgtcaaccctgttactttaattGGCCTTTACTATAGTATCTTTTTGAGATGGGAAAAATTGtttttatgaagttgaacatgtggTCTTTGACAGTGTTAAATTATGTGAAATCAAACACTTTTTTTCCCAAGTTACACTACTCAAAAGGCACCCAATTGGTGAAACGACCCTTGTACTTTTCCTCTCCTTGTCACTTGATTTGTTATTTGGGGAAGCGGGTAAGAATGACTTTGTTACTGTATTTACCAATCATGAGGAACGCACGTCCATAAAGAAAATGTGTCCTACATCAAAGATGAGTGTGTCATTTAGAAACTCTACAAGTGCTCTGATCCAAGAGATGCAAACACAGTCACACTCATGCTCTCCCTATTATATCTGACAGTAATACATCTTCTGAGTGCATATTGTGCATGAGACCTATAGAGGATGAACTGATTCCACTGACCCTCTGTCAACACCGAAACATGAATACGCAGCAGCTGTGTGTACACTGGCAATGTGGGACTGAGGGGAACAACTATTACACTTGCAGATTAATTCAAAGACGTTCTTATAACACGCAAACATGTTTTACCTTCATTTTATTGAATTAAAAACAATGCTTGCATGCTAAATCTCCCACCCATCCATAATGAAACCCTTTGGAATACCTGTCTATGTTGTCCCACTGTACATGTGATTGAATGTACAGTTCTGTACATCCTCCAGTGCCTGAGAACAGAATGACTCGGACATCTGTTACTGTGAATGACTGGCTCTCAATGGACGTTTGTCACCATACACAGTATGTGATATGACCTTCAATATAAACAGTTGATTTGTAATATCCTATTCAACCCACTTGTCCCTCATAGaattatggcttgggtgtagtcacagagggtgtgtgtgtgtgtgtagtcacagagggtgtgtgtgtgtgcatgcgtgtgtagtCGCAGAGGGGATGTGTGTATCAGTGTAAAGGCTAGTATGGTTTGCACCTCAGTAATGAGCAGCATGGGGAGTTCATTTTGTTACATTTTCAGACTGTCTCCTCTGTACATCATACCTGACCTGGCCCACACTGCTGTTCTCATTGGCCATTCTGTAGGTGGCTATAGAGAGCCTGTCTTCCCCTTCTACCAGTAACACATTCATCCTTGTCTGTAACTGTACTGAGCATGAAGGCTGCATTTAAATGTACTACAATCTTTGTTCTTACATATAAAATACATTATACTCCCCAATCTCACCTGTATTATACCCATAAAGCCACATACATGTACTGCTGGGCCTCTCACACCTCGGGTTAGTCTCAAATGGCCACCTATTCTCCACATAGTGCATTACCTTTAACCAGAGCCAAAGGGTAATGGGGTTCCATTTGAGACACAACCCTCTACATCACTGTCATAGAGCCAGAACAGTCTGTAATTAAAGATAGCTGCTCTCATCTCGGTGAGGCAGCATGGTGTGCAGTAGGCTACAGGCTGCTCCCCTAGAGTGTAGCCTACTCTGAGCCCTGCTGGGCCTGGAACACTCACAAAGGACTAGTCCTCTCTGCTTCTCTAGGACAGAGGATGTTATTAAGGCAGAGGTCCCTCTGTGGGTCTGGTCTGTATTTAGGCTTTGGTCCAGGcagcagtcctctctctctactcaaagGCAGTGGTTGGGATTTAAGGCGGCTGTCCTCCAAGTTTCTGTCCATATTGATCTCATAATGGCAGGATGTCTGGGCCCTAGTTacacctcccttccctctctctgctacTTAGGAGGGATGACCACTAGGGGTGGGCCCTTCCTGGGCCTCCACATCAGCACCTGGGCGTCGTTGGCGTTGGGCCTCCCCAGGGCGTTGGGGGGGATGGGCTCCATGTGGGTTAGGACGCGGGGCTGGTCCTGGTGCGTCCGGCCCGTCAGGGTGGCTCTGGAGCCCAGGGGCATGGAGGGGTCCACCAGGATGTCCACCCTCATGCGCCACTTGACTGTCTGCAGCAGGATCTTCTCCCGCGTGGCCGTGTTGAGGGCCACCAGCCAGGTGGTGAAGCTCTGGTCCCTCTTGATGCGGGTGAGCAGGGGCAGGTTACTGTCGCTGATGGGCACGGCCCAGGTCACACTGGGGTAGAAGTTATCGTTCATGCTGACGGTGAAGCGCAAGGGCTCGGAGGTGGGCCCCGCCAGGGTGACCGTCTCGGTGGTGTTGCCGTACCAGGGGTAGCTCACCCCGTCTGAGTCACTGATGGCCCTCACAAGACCTTCACGCAGCTCTGGTAGCTCCCAGCTAGACCTGCAGGAGGACAACAAGTCAGAGGTCAAACTACAGTTGAATAGATGATGGGTTGGAACCTGTTCTTAGTGGGTCATGGATTAGCACTGTGTTGAACTGTAGGTTCACAAGGAGATTCAAAGGGCTTTAGCTGTCTCACGCAGCACATTACATTTGGGAGCCTCTGTGTTAGACATTCTCAAAAAGAACAGAGTAAGACATACAAATACATAGAAGATGTTTGATAAATGTATTTCACCTCAGGGCTCCATACTGTAGACTATGTATGATAGATAGATGGTTCAGTGAGTCAGTGGAATAATATCTTGTGTTTTCCGGCCAATGAGAGGGTGTCGGCTGGTGTGATCTGATGCCACGTTCTCCCCTTCAGATCAGCTCCATTTGTCATGTTTTTCTGCTGCACCCCTAGACCCCCCATCCCCAGTCAGGATTAAACACCTCCTCACATATGCCTCCTCCAGAGAAAAACACCCCCAGGCAGTGCTGGAGGAGGCTGTATGTGTTACTCGTCAGTGGGTGTGtgattctgtctcctggagagaAGGGAGCGTGGGAGTGTGtcagtgcatctctctctctctcccccttgtttcTGTGAACACAATGTATGTCTAGGAGCAGTTGTGTAGCTCCTCTGTCATCTCTATTTTGATGGTGAAGTCACAGGAACAGAATCAATTGGAACAGAATCAATTGGAACAGAATCAATTGGTGGGGGTTTGAATGAAGGAGGTTGAGTGCATGGTTAACCTTCTGTTTGCACAAATGCTCTgctacacatacactcacacatatcCACATATCAAGTGTTGCGTTGCATTCATTTCAATTTTGAtggcacacaaaacacacacacttcctacAGCACCAGAGAAGTGACAGTTTgggacagagcagcagagggAGGTGGGAGCAGCTGGGGAGCTTCAATCAGCAGCCTGGAGGAGAACTCAACTCACATGCCAATGTCATTGTAGGTGTTGTAGAATTCCATCTGTGTGCATGCCTGGATCCAACCCACCACCCAAGTCTCATTACGGGGAATAGGGGGCATCACTATCCGTGCAGAGGCCTTGAAATAGGCCGTCTTGTAGCGCAACACTATAGGAGAGTTCTCCTCAATAATTGTCGGGGAGTGATCGATAGTGGCGGAAACGTCATAGACCACTATGTTTTCGCGTTTGATGCGCGATTTACAGGCGATGCTCTGAATGCAGCCCATGATGAGATTAGGGTTCTAGTCAGTTGGACCAGACAGGATGATAACACTGTCACGTCCTATCGACCTACAAACAATATGATTAATATGTCACATTAGTCAATGCATTGCATGCATCCAAAAAGGCAATCAGTACCATTTACATTTATGCACAAAGATAAAACAGATAGGTGGTCAGATCTTAGGATAGGGGCGCAGATTAATTAAATAACATCAGTTGGTGGTATTGGATCCTCTCTACGCCTCGCATCGCAAGTGTAGCCTATCGGTGTCTGCGTGGCACTGCCCTCTCTTCCAGTCCGGGCTTCCGTGGGCTCCAGCCCCTCAAAATGATTCAAATCCATACGTCCTCTTGCAGGTCTGTGCCGGTTGATGCTGTTCTTTCGTCCCCGGGCTGTCATGTCACAAGCCGGGGGAGAGCGGCACACTCAGAGGCGTCGTGTCAATGGCCCAGTCGGGTGGTTGTAGTGATGCATGATGATGCGGCACTGGCGGCTCACGAGGCGCGCTTGATCCGAGCGATGACAATCTAGACCACCAGGCATTCCTCACCATGAGTGTAAAACGAAGGATAAAACACAGTCAATGCAGGGAGATCCCCCATTTTTTATTCAACGCTTCCTCTACATAATTGGCTGAACAACAGACTCGCGCTTTGATAAATCAGCGGGTGAAAAACAAGTGTTCAAGAACCCTAGAAATCATAGACAACAGTTCTATCCAATCCGACAATCAGTGTATCGAATTGTTGCTGCATGGCTGATAAAATCCCCGTATGGACACATTAAGGATGCTGtcttgtctcctcttctctcccaagGCGATGCATCGTCTGGCGCTGTTCATCTTCCTTGCTGCTGATGATGCTGAGTGAACCAATGAacaagcagagggagagggagcgcgTGGGAGTGCCGGGAGTCCTTTATTTGGCGGTAACAGTCTGTGCTTTTCCTCCATGTCTTGAATGGCTATA
Encoded proteins:
- the slc35a3a gene encoding solute carrier family 35 member A3a — translated: MASSRLKYLSLGVLVFQTTSLVLTMRYSRTLQGDGHRYLASSAVVVAEFMKIITCLLLVFKEHSYSVRALSSILRQEIAHKPIETLKLAIPSGIYTLQNNLLYVALSNLDAATYQVTYQLKILTTALFSVSMLGRRLGVYQWLSLLILMAGVALVQWPSESPGAPEKEQLSAGSQFVGVAAVLVACFSSGFAGVYFEKILKETKQSVWVRNIQLGMFGLVFGLMGMFAYDGERVQESGMFQGYNTVTWIVVALQALGGLVIAAVIKYADNILKGFATSLSIILSTLISYFWLQDFDPTSVFFMGAVLVITATFLYGYEGKPSPNPSRA
- the fam78bb gene encoding protein FAM78B; the protein is MGCIQSIACKSRIKRENIVVYDVSATIDHSPTIIEENSPIVLRYKTAYFKASARIVMPPIPRNETWVVGWIQACTQMEFYNTYNDIGMSSWELPELREGLVRAISDSDGVSYPWYGNTTETVTLAGPTSEPLRFTVSMNDNFYPSVTWAVPISDSNLPLLTRIKRDQSFTTWLVALNTATREKILLQTVKWRMRVDILVDPSMPLGSRATLTGRTHQDQPRVLTHMEPIPPNALGRPNANDAQVLMWRPRKGPPLVVIPPK